In Bacteroidota bacterium, one genomic interval encodes:
- a CDS encoding DUF6498-containing protein, with translation MHHKIAFPLLFQIAFNLMPIYGVIVGHWTLFSVIYLYWMETMIISFFSFIKIVSAQGDKPTGDVKFKAFVVTGSKWKLGFKYLFIRIATLLFYLLFIVVFVGFIASNKGDGSKNFDLVLLRNPVFNLTLLLYTLSLGMDLMWHYFGNGEYLRAHPSDNASFIDGRTIVMHMVIVFGAVGFSFVKENYPYNGELAQLYFIGVFVLVKTIADVLLYYMGRKPVVAS, from the coding sequence ATGCACCACAAGATTGCATTTCCATTGCTGTTTCAGATTGCATTTAACCTCATGCCTATATACGGTGTGATTGTAGGGCATTGGACATTATTCTCTGTTATTTATCTATATTGGATGGAGACCATGATCATCTCTTTTTTCTCATTCATCAAAATAGTGAGTGCCCAAGGTGATAAGCCTACTGGCGATGTAAAATTTAAAGCATTTGTTGTTACAGGATCTAAATGGAAATTGGGGTTTAAGTACCTGTTTATTCGCATTGCCACTTTGTTGTTTTATCTCTTGTTCATCGTGGTTTTTGTTGGTTTTATAGCATCGAATAAGGGTGATGGTAGTAAAAATTTCGACTTGGTTTTATTGAGAAATCCTGTGTTTAATTTAACTTTACTGCTTTATACCCTAAGCCTTGGCATGGATTTGATGTGGCATTATTTCGGGAATGGCGAATATTTGCGAGCCCATCCTTCTGACAATGCCTCGTTTATTGATGGACGAACCATTGTGATGCACATGGTGATAGTATTTGGTGCGGTAGGTTTCAGTTTTGTTAAAGAGAATTATCCTTATAATGGTGAGCTGGCTCAATTATATTTTATTGGTGTTTTTGTGTTGGTAAA